One region of Verrucomicrobiota bacterium genomic DNA includes:
- a CDS encoding LacI family DNA-binding transcriptional regulator, which yields MSGSRRRRINSTEALARSLGLSRWTVSRVLNGHGGVSKKTEARVRALVRESGFEPSLYARTLRGGRTLTIGVCIQELDSPSLSKKVGRLQALFRKEGFRCLLELTGRNRVLEEQVLSRFLNLKVDGIVVIGSILSGNSPVFAELVQSGTPVSLVDPETDVDFPSVEVDRAGAMEKMLELLWKEQHRSFGLAGFDPEYPYSFQRLKGVELFLSRRKATKIWSLFEPGMVTHDYEYGERLGKMVLKEKKKPSAVVAVNDRVAIGLITHLRSAGVQIPGDLSVVGHDNLDVASFTEPKLTTVDQNIHLLMQAAVNGIIDGIEKRGKVPVRQVIPTEIVIRHSHLRKVSQ from the coding sequence ATGAGTGGCTCTCGAAGGCGGAGAATCAACTCAACCGAAGCTCTCGCTCGCTCATTAGGCTTGTCCCGCTGGACCGTTTCCCGAGTGCTGAACGGCCATGGCGGTGTGAGTAAGAAAACGGAGGCGCGGGTCAGGGCGCTCGTTCGAGAGAGTGGTTTTGAACCCAGTCTTTACGCGAGAACGTTGCGGGGAGGAAGGACCTTGACGATAGGCGTCTGTATTCAAGAATTGGATTCACCTTCACTGAGCAAGAAAGTGGGTCGTCTACAGGCACTGTTCCGGAAAGAGGGTTTTCGCTGTCTTTTAGAGCTGACTGGGCGGAACCGGGTCCTAGAAGAGCAGGTGCTTTCCCGATTTCTCAATCTTAAGGTCGACGGAATCGTTGTGATTGGGTCGATCCTTTCGGGAAACTCTCCAGTTTTTGCAGAACTGGTCCAGTCTGGAACACCGGTTTCCCTGGTGGATCCAGAGACAGACGTCGACTTCCCTTCCGTTGAGGTCGACCGTGCGGGTGCCATGGAAAAAATGCTCGAACTGCTTTGGAAGGAGCAACACCGCTCTTTTGGCCTCGCTGGTTTCGATCCGGAGTATCCATACAGCTTTCAGCGTTTGAAAGGAGTAGAGCTTTTCCTCTCTCGCCGAAAGGCAACAAAGATTTGGTCACTATTCGAACCTGGAATGGTTACACATGACTATGAGTATGGAGAGAGACTTGGAAAAATGGTTTTGAAGGAGAAAAAGAAACCCTCGGCAGTTGTCGCGGTGAATGACCGTGTTGCGATTGGTCTGATCACTCATCTTCGAAGTGCGGGAGTTCAAATTCCTGGAGACCTATCGGTGGTAGGTCACGATAACCTTGATGTCGCGTCTTTTACCGAACCAAAGCTCACAACGGTGGACCAAAATATTCATCTACTGATGCAAGCAGCGGTCAATGGGATCATTGACGGAATCGAAAAACGGGGAA
- a CDS encoding site-specific tyrosine recombinase, translating into MTDDKKRDHFWREDIDAFLAWIQLERGLSSNTVESYEKDLTQFGQFLEEAGCYSWRDVDESKAGEFLASLSELNFEPSSLSRKLSALKGLSAFRERESGAASFTEVVRGPRSGRKVPSSLTVEETLRLLESPSTSTPHGLRDRAILELLYGSGLRVSELTALLLQSVDLDNRFVRVFGKGSKERLVPVGGSALKAFRDYLQAGRPKLVKAKTGSEVFLSQRGLPISRKTVWHLVKVHGERVGLSLSIKPHLLRHSFATHLLEGGADLRVIQEMLGHADISTTQIYTKVDSERLLDEHSRFHPRNQDSL; encoded by the coding sequence ATGACCGACGATAAGAAAAGAGATCACTTCTGGCGTGAGGACATCGACGCTTTTCTTGCATGGATTCAGCTGGAGAGGGGACTTTCCTCGAATACGGTCGAAAGCTACGAAAAGGATTTGACGCAATTCGGACAATTTCTCGAAGAGGCAGGCTGTTACTCGTGGCGGGATGTCGATGAGTCGAAAGCAGGTGAATTTCTCGCGTCATTGTCAGAGTTGAATTTTGAACCTAGTTCGTTGTCCCGAAAGCTTTCTGCCCTAAAGGGTCTTTCCGCATTTCGAGAACGGGAGAGTGGCGCTGCGAGCTTTACTGAAGTTGTCCGTGGGCCTCGTTCGGGAAGAAAGGTTCCAAGTAGTCTCACTGTGGAAGAGACGCTGCGACTTCTGGAGTCTCCTTCCACTTCCACTCCCCATGGTTTGCGGGATCGTGCAATTCTCGAGCTGTTGTATGGGTCTGGACTACGGGTGAGTGAGCTCACGGCTTTGCTTCTCCAGTCTGTTGATTTGGACAACAGGTTCGTCCGCGTTTTTGGCAAAGGATCTAAGGAGAGGCTCGTACCCGTTGGAGGAAGTGCACTAAAAGCCTTCCGCGATTACCTTCAGGCTGGACGACCTAAACTCGTGAAGGCGAAGACAGGTAGCGAAGTCTTCCTAAGTCAACGTGGATTACCAATTTCCCGAAAGACGGTTTGGCACTTGGTCAAGGTCCACGGAGAACGGGTAGGACTCTCCCTTTCCATTAAACCCCATCTTCTGCGACACTCTTTCGCGACCCACTTACTGGAGGGTGGTGCGGATCTACGAGTGATTCAGGAAATGTTGGGACACGCAGACATTTCCACGACCCAAATCTACACAAAAGTCGATAGCGAACGGCTTCTTGATGAGCACTCAAGGTTTCATCCACGCAATCAGGACAGTCTATGA
- a CDS encoding NAD(+)/NADH kinase produces the protein MDPLHTVALVVNCSKPGARKIGDQLKALAEDRGVTTLLTEDHPLPDGFLEGCDAVCVIGGDGTFLGVVPQALEFDVRILGVNLGKLGFLVTFSPDTITREFTQILSGEYEIEERTLLEAWVPGEKQHFCLNDVVIKQTSSSRMMMLEVFADGELVNEFACDGLIFSTPTGSTAYNLSAGGPIVHPSVLGITLTPICPHSLSNRSVLLSADTKIEVRTDVETSCPQITLDGHMVFEDSQFPLSISTPEKTVSLIHRNGYSHFSTVRTKLLWRETAL, from the coding sequence GTGGATCCACTTCACACAGTCGCTTTGGTAGTCAATTGCTCAAAGCCCGGTGCCCGCAAAATTGGCGATCAACTCAAGGCACTCGCCGAGGATCGCGGGGTCACCACCCTCTTGACCGAAGATCACCCGCTACCCGACGGTTTTTTAGAAGGCTGCGATGCGGTTTGTGTGATTGGGGGCGATGGAACCTTTCTCGGGGTGGTTCCTCAGGCACTCGAATTTGATGTAAGGATTCTTGGAGTCAATCTGGGCAAACTGGGATTTCTTGTCACCTTCTCGCCCGATACGATCACGCGCGAATTTACTCAAATTCTCTCGGGTGAGTATGAGATAGAGGAAAGGACTCTTCTCGAAGCATGGGTTCCTGGAGAAAAACAACATTTTTGCCTGAATGATGTCGTGATCAAACAAACCTCCTCCTCCCGAATGATGATGCTCGAAGTTTTTGCGGATGGAGAACTGGTGAACGAATTTGCCTGTGATGGTTTGATTTTTTCCACACCTACAGGCTCAACGGCCTACAATCTATCGGCGGGTGGTCCAATCGTGCACCCTTCGGTTCTAGGTATCACCCTCACGCCAATTTGTCCTCATTCACTAAGCAACCGAAGTGTTCTTCTTTCAGCAGACACAAAGATTGAAGTTCGCACGGACGTGGAAACCTCTTGCCCTCAGATCACTTTGGACGGACACATGGTCTTTGAGGACTCCCAATTTCCTCTGTCGATCAGCACTCCGGAAAAAACTGTTTCGCTGATTCATCGAAACGGATACTCCCATTTTTCTACGGTTCGCACCAAACTTCTTTGGCGGGAAACTGCTTTGTAG
- a CDS encoding class II aldolase/adducin family protein: protein MLENLRLAVHEATLQLIENGLVDYFRGNISGFDRRRGLVVIKPRGIDYVNLSPENYLVVSARTGQVVEGLGAPATGLEAHLSLYRDLPDIRSVVGTHSKYATMWAQAGRAIPCLGVAHADFFQGEIPITVPSEDEIDDESYYERVGEQIVAHYEASGEDPSLVPAILVDRLGPVTWGDSPMDAARNAVYVEMLAELAYGTLTLNPDQSSLRDSDIRRHFSLMRKRGIVPSYRIRGRQIELR, encoded by the coding sequence ATGCTCGAAAACCTTCGTTTGGCCGTCCATGAGGCGACACTTCAACTCATTGAAAACGGACTGGTTGATTATTTCCGGGGAAACATTAGCGGCTTCGACCGCAGGAGGGGACTGGTCGTGATCAAGCCCCGAGGAATCGATTACGTAAATCTCTCTCCAGAGAACTACCTGGTCGTTTCAGCGCGGACTGGCCAAGTTGTAGAGGGCCTGGGAGCGCCTGCTACCGGTCTCGAGGCTCATTTGAGTCTGTACCGGGATCTTCCTGACATTCGATCTGTGGTCGGAACCCACTCAAAGTATGCGACGATGTGGGCTCAAGCGGGCCGGGCGATACCCTGTCTAGGGGTCGCTCACGCCGATTTTTTCCAAGGAGAGATTCCTATTACCGTTCCCTCCGAGGACGAGATTGACGATGAAAGCTACTACGAGAGGGTGGGAGAACAGATTGTCGCGCACTACGAAGCTAGTGGTGAAGATCCCAGTTTGGTTCCCGCGATTTTGGTCGACCGGTTGGGCCCGGTAACTTGGGGTGATTCTCCAATGGATGCTGCCCGAAATGCGGTTTATGTCGAGATGCTCGCGGAACTTGCTTATGGGACGCTTACGCTGAACCCGGATCAGTCTTCGCTCCGGGATTCGGATATACGCAGACACTTTTCGCTGATGAGGAAGCGGGGAATTGTTCCGTCCTATCGGATCAGGGGTCGCCAGATTGAGCTTCGCTAG
- a CDS encoding amidohydrolase family protein, protein MVIDCHAHAFPEEAVANPQKWALEKGEKHWSELVLPSGSKPSLQCWRGKTDFYRETEKDGIEYTILLGWYWENPDTCSLHNDEMAGWLRQFPSKFSALASVHPGGPPPGEVVAKAVEQGFSGFGEIHPTVQHSSILDPFWQELAERSAQQNLAFNFHVSELVGRTHGGRLETPFQEIQRFISDHPELTVILSHWGGGLLFYELNPFVRKEFANVFYDSAASPLLYDPKIFELACQMVGAEKILFGSDYPLRLYPASEKGPGRARFLSEISQSGLSGKQLDAILHRNASRLFDITEV, encoded by the coding sequence ATGGTGATTGATTGTCATGCTCATGCTTTCCCTGAGGAAGCAGTTGCAAACCCTCAAAAGTGGGCCTTGGAAAAAGGCGAAAAACACTGGAGTGAACTCGTTCTACCGAGTGGTTCGAAACCTTCGCTTCAGTGCTGGAGGGGGAAAACGGACTTTTACCGAGAAACCGAAAAAGACGGAATCGAATATACCATTCTTTTGGGGTGGTATTGGGAAAACCCAGACACCTGTTCTCTTCACAACGACGAAATGGCAGGTTGGTTACGACAGTTTCCTTCAAAGTTTTCGGCCTTAGCCTCTGTTCATCCAGGGGGTCCACCGCCAGGGGAAGTCGTGGCGAAAGCGGTTGAGCAGGGGTTCTCTGGTTTTGGAGAAATTCATCCAACCGTTCAGCATTCGAGCATTCTAGATCCGTTTTGGCAAGAGCTGGCTGAAAGATCAGCCCAGCAGAATCTTGCGTTCAACTTTCACGTGTCTGAACTGGTGGGGCGGACCCACGGCGGCCGATTGGAAACGCCCTTTCAGGAAATCCAAAGGTTCATTTCTGATCATCCAGAACTCACCGTCATACTTTCACACTGGGGCGGCGGTCTTTTGTTTTATGAACTCAACCCTTTTGTGCGTAAAGAGTTCGCGAACGTTTTCTACGATTCCGCAGCGAGTCCCCTTCTCTACGATCCAAAGATCTTCGAACTAGCTTGTCAGATGGTCGGAGCGGAGAAAATACTCTTTGGCTCCGACTATCCTTTGCGACTTTATCCCGCGAGCGAAAAGGGGCCAGGCCGCGCGAGGTTTCTGAGCGAGATTTCGCAATCAGGACTTTCAGGTAAACAGCTGGACGCGATCCTCCATCGCAACGCCTCGAGGCTCTTCGATATCACTGAGGTGTAA